The sequence aataatgCCACTCAATGAGGAGTCTCCATTTAATAAGTGTGGTTAAAGAATGGAAGGTTTCTAACTTTCTCTTCCTTTCCCACATGTATAATTGATCAATAGACAAGAAATGGTTAAGTGTAAGTTTAACCACTGGACTAAACAAATAATCAGTTGATGATAGCTCTTCTAATGTGACTGAAATCAATCGAGTAAAGTACCTTGATTATGATACTGAGGCCGATAAGTGGAGGCTAGACTATCCCAATCTATGACctgtttttctttttcatctTGAGAAGCTCCGGCCTTGTGCACATTTGCAGGAGCAAAAGGACCAAACTGGTAGCTCTTGCCTCCCGTCTTTGTCCTTTCAACCTCATTATCCAAATTCTCTTGTTTAATTTGAATTGGTATATGTGGTTTGAGGAAATGGGATGCATCCCCATCCACCTTGAACCTCTTTATAGTAGCATTAGTAAGGTCAGTTCCAAAAACCCTTTTCTTGGGCTCACTCAAAACTAAGGAATCCACATTTCCATTATCAGGTTTTCCATTCAGCCCTAACCATCTGAAAGCAGGTTTTCTTGTTTCAGGATGATGTGTCTGAAAATCATTAAAGAGATAGATAAGCGTTAGAGTTACATGTATTTTAATCATTTGGAGCTTGTTCATGCGAAAGTTTATTGATGAGAATAAAATATTGAAGTTCTGTACAACAGTTTTGGTTCTATACTCCTATCACTTAATAAGATGTCTCACCTTCTCTATAAAATTCATTGAAGACAGAACATTAGCTATATCATACAGCCTCCTAACCTTTGCTGCGGAGTTGCAAAAAGTAAGCATTAACCAAAGGAGTAATGCATATTTAATTTCagaaataacaaaacaaaagtGAAGGTACATTACTTCTTGTAGTCATTGAACTGCGGTTTCCATCCCCAAGCAGTAGTTTTGCAGCATCATCAAGAGAAATCATATCCATCTGAACAATAATCACAGCATTATAAAACTGTATAGATTACAAATGAAATAAACCACAACTGCAAATAATTTAAACATTATCTTACATCAGTGCAAAGAAAAAGCTTAACAAAATTCTGAGTCAGAAGCCCAAGAGACTTCTCTTTTCTATTTTCACCTAAATATggaaataaatcaatcaatatTCAACACTCGCAATGTCCAAGATTAGGAACAGCCACAATCCACATAGAACATTGAACAATGAGGAGTAAATGACCAAGATTAATTACCAGATCTGTTTGACAAAGAACATTTAGGAACAGAAATAGAGTCTGATTTATCAGTTTGACTTGAGTTGTTCATATCTGAGCACATctcatcttcttcatcatctgAAGTCTAAGGAAAAGAATAATGTCAAATAAGATGATAAAGAATCCTGCAATCTGATGACACCCAAGAATTTAGTGGTGAGAAAACATCAAGGAGCTAAAAACATgaattgaaaatatatatttaaaaataaaaggaaagaaaaacttTCATTTCAGTTGGATCTGCCCACGACCACATAACCAGAATCAtccaaattaaaattttcaataaataaatctttAGAGGGGCATACTTTCTCAGAGCAACTTGTTTCAAATGCAGAGCCATTCTCCTTGAAGCCCTCTTTCTGCA comes from Henckelia pumila isolate YLH828 chromosome 4, ASM3356847v2, whole genome shotgun sequence and encodes:
- the LOC140866044 gene encoding E2F transcription factor-like E2FE is translated as MALPEVHAAAAMDSGSKDAPYCRKQKSLGLLCTNFLSLYNRDGVETIGLDDAASRLGVERRRIYDIVNVLESIGILARKAKNRYTWKGFGAIPKALEDLKKEGFKENGSAFETSCSEKTSDDEEDEMCSDMNNSSQTDKSDSISVPKCSLSNRSGENRKEKSLGLLTQNFVKLFLCTDMDMISLDDAAKLLLGDGNRSSMTTRTKVRRLYDIANVLSSMNFIEKTHHPETRKPAFRWLGLNGKPDNGNVDSLVLSEPKKRVFGTDLTNATIKRFKVDGDASHFLKPHIPIQIKQENLDNEVERTKTGGKSYQFGPFAPANVHKAGASQDEKEKQVIDWDSLASTYRPQYHNQALKDLFSHYVEAWKSWYSEVAGKNHIQLTS